The Syntrophobacterales bacterium genome includes a window with the following:
- a CDS encoding 2-hydroxyacyl-CoA dehydratase family protein — translation MSDYTKMWSELGLDLKGHDALLSFLGEAYANIFLSQKNRPEGMKYFDFVMSEVHGLRIKELMDAKAQGRKVIGSFCVFVPEELILAVDGVSVGLCTGAEFNFEGAETLLPRNTCSLIKSAFGFKLGKVCPYMESSDVIVGETTCDGKKKSYELLAPLVKDLYIMDMPQMKTAMGKALLKEEYRKFIEKLEEVSGKKITVESLRKGIEVVNAKRNAVKRLAAIRAADPAPISGLDALLVNQVFFYDDPIRFTDSVNKLCDELEDRVKKGTGVFAKGTTRLLVSGCPMAVPNWKLPMLIEASNAVIVGEESCVGERGVRWLTEPTGKTVEEILDSITERYFNIDCAVFTPNPSRVEYVKEMTKKLGSHGVIHYSLQFCQPYIMESGPVEKELETSGVPTLRLETDYSQEDAGQLKTRLEAFVERLKKK, via the coding sequence ATGTCGGATTACACAAAAATGTGGTCGGAACTCGGTCTTGATCTTAAGGGTCATGACGCGCTCCTTTCCTTTCTTGGAGAGGCATATGCGAATATTTTTCTTTCGCAAAAGAACCGCCCGGAGGGAATGAAGTACTTTGATTTCGTCATGAGTGAAGTGCATGGCCTGCGCATCAAGGAGCTTATGGACGCGAAAGCGCAGGGCCGGAAAGTAATAGGTTCGTTCTGCGTTTTCGTTCCCGAAGAGTTGATTCTTGCGGTGGATGGAGTTTCGGTCGGATTATGCACCGGGGCGGAATTCAATTTTGAAGGCGCCGAAACGCTGTTGCCCCGAAATACATGCTCACTCATCAAATCTGCTTTCGGCTTCAAGCTTGGGAAGGTATGTCCCTATATGGAATCAAGCGACGTCATTGTAGGAGAAACTACCTGCGACGGCAAGAAAAAGTCGTATGAGCTTCTGGCCCCGCTGGTCAAAGACCTGTACATCATGGACATGCCCCAGATGAAAACCGCTATGGGCAAGGCTTTGCTGAAGGAAGAATACCGCAAGTTCATCGAAAAACTTGAAGAGGTAAGCGGTAAAAAAATAACCGTTGAATCGCTGAGAAAGGGGATTGAAGTCGTTAATGCAAAACGAAATGCCGTTAAAAGACTCGCCGCGATCCGCGCCGCCGACCCGGCACCGATATCCGGTCTGGACGCTTTGCTCGTGAATCAGGTGTTTTTCTATGATGACCCAATTCGCTTTACCGACTCGGTCAATAAACTTTGCGACGAGTTGGAAGACCGCGTGAAAAAAGGAACTGGCGTTTTCGCGAAGGGGACAACCCGTCTGCTGGTTTCCGGATGTCCAATGGCCGTTCCCAACTGGAAACTGCCCATGCTCATTGAAGCAAGCAACGCGGTCATTGTGGGCGAGGAATCCTGCGTGGGCGAACGCGGCGTGCGCTGGCTGACGGAGCCCACGGGGAAAACGGTGGAAGAGATCCTTGATTCAATCACCGAACGATATTTCAATATCGACTGCGCTGTTTTTACGCCGAACCCGTCGCGGGTCGAGTACGTAAAGGAAATGACGAAAAAACTCGGGTCGCATGGCGTCATTCATTATAGCCTGCAATTCTGTCAGCCTTACATCATGGAAAGCGGTCCCGTGGAAAAAGAGCTGGAAACATCGGGCGTGCCGACGTTGCGTCTGGAAACCGATTACAGCCAGGAAGACGCGGGCCAGCTAAAGACAAGGCTTGAGGCCTTTGTCGAGCGGTTGAAGAAAAAATGA
- a CDS encoding 3-hydroxyacyl-ACP dehydratase: MRYAGIDIGSRTIKLAVLERGKLVLSRKSLTSHNPLETAQELMNGVAFDVIAATGYGRHLLGGHLNCPVISEITAFASGARFFSSGCRSILDIGGQDTKAISLDDEGRMNKFEMNDKCAAGTGRFLEIMATALGFTLDEFSKAALSAGKAVKINSMCTVFAESEVVSLTSQGAMRDEVALGIHKAIVSRSAGLLKRIAQPGKIFFAGGVALNDCMRIILENEMGRPVFVPPDPQIVGAIGAALSASADI; the protein is encoded by the coding sequence ATGAGATATGCAGGCATTGATATAGGATCACGGACGATCAAGCTTGCCGTGCTTGAACGCGGCAAGCTTGTCCTTTCCCGTAAATCATTAACGTCGCACAACCCGCTGGAAACGGCGCAGGAACTTATGAACGGCGTCGCCTTCGATGTCATCGCCGCCACCGGATACGGCCGCCATCTGCTCGGAGGACACCTTAACTGTCCGGTGATCAGCGAGATCACTGCCTTCGCCTCGGGCGCCCGCTTTTTTTCGAGCGGCTGCAGGTCAATCCTTGACATCGGAGGACAGGACACGAAGGCCATTTCGCTGGATGACGAAGGCCGCATGAATAAATTCGAAATGAACGACAAGTGCGCTGCCGGGACAGGCCGTTTCCTTGAGATCATGGCAACTGCGCTCGGTTTCACACTTGATGAATTCTCAAAGGCGGCTCTTTCAGCCGGTAAAGCCGTGAAGATCAACAGCATGTGCACTGTCTTTGCCGAATCCGAGGTTGTGTCTCTGACTTCACAGGGCGCGATGCGCGACGAGGTGGCGCTGGGTATTCACAAGGCTATCGTCAGCCGTTCGGCGGGCCTCCTGAAAAGAATTGCGCAGCCGGGGAAAATATTTTTTGCCGGCGGCGTTGCGCTGAACGATTGCATGAGAATTATTCTCGAAAACGAAATGGGCAGACCCGTTTTTGTGCCACCCGACCCTCAGATTGTGGGAGCTATCGGGGCCGCGTTGAGCGCATCAGCCGATATATAG
- the yedF gene encoding sulfurtransferase-like selenium metabolism protein YedF: MKKTIDARGLACPQPVLLAKKALEENAEVTVLVDDDIAVENISRLAAKTACSICVTKKEGGVREIELTRTGAAAPPPVDDAALAAELTCAVLPKKEAGPFVVVLSDNRMGRGDDVLGDVLIRAFLHTLGQLKPLPAKIICYNAGVKLAVQDSAVLDDLQQLAQAGVDILVCGTCVNYFGLGEQIAAGRISNMYEILETMADAAQLVRP; this comes from the coding sequence ATGAAGAAAACCATTGACGCTCGCGGGCTTGCCTGCCCGCAGCCCGTGCTGTTGGCAAAAAAGGCGCTTGAGGAAAACGCCGAAGTGACCGTCCTGGTGGACGATGACATTGCCGTCGAGAACATCAGCCGCTTGGCCGCCAAAACGGCCTGCAGCATCTGTGTGACTAAAAAGGAGGGAGGAGTTCGGGAGATAGAGCTGACGAGGACTGGCGCTGCTGCCCCTCCCCCCGTGGACGACGCCGCTCTCGCCGCAGAGCTGACCTGCGCAGTTTTGCCGAAAAAGGAAGCCGGCCCCTTCGTGGTGGTCCTTTCCGACAACCGCATGGGGCGCGGAGACGACGTCCTTGGGGATGTCCTGATCCGGGCCTTCCTCCACACCCTCGGGCAGCTCAAACCGTTGCCGGCGAAGATCATCTGCTACAACGCCGGGGTAAAGCTCGCAGTGCAGGATTCGGCGGTTCTCGATGACCTGCAGCAACTGGCGCAGGCCGGGGTGGACATCCTCGTCTGCGGAACCTGCGTGAACTATTTCGGGCTAGGCGAGCAGATCGCGGCGGGACGTATTTCCAATATGTACGAAATCCTCGAAACGATGGCGGACGCCGCCCAACTGGTGCGCCCGTGA
- a CDS encoding DUF3343 domain-containing protein produces the protein MEAPPYAVFLFPSVNHALKAEKILKEQGIVHKLIPVPRQISSDCGVCLRVFVEQQGLVAETLKNLVTWERTVLL, from the coding sequence ATGGAAGCGCCGCCGTACGCCGTATTTCTGTTTCCTTCGGTTAACCATGCGCTGAAGGCGGAGAAGATTCTCAAGGAACAGGGGATCGTCCATAAATTGATCCCCGTTCCTCGCCAGATCAGTTCTGACTGCGGCGTCTGCCTCCGTGTTTTCGTGGAGCAGCAGGGACTTGTGGCAGAAACATTGAAGAATTTGGTGACCTGGGAAAGAACGGTGCTTCTATAA
- a CDS encoding aminotransferase class V-fold PLP-dependent enzyme yields MQPASRENRLIYFDNAATTWPKPPEMIAAMGHCNEMAGGSPGRSGHQRSLAAGRIILEAREALAELFGIGDSLRIVLTKNATEALNIALLGLLHPGDHVITSSMEHNSVMRPLRFLEKQGVSLSVVACSRAGRLNPEDVRAAIRPQTRLLVVAHASNVTGTVQPLAELGQISREQGLLFCVDAAQTAGALPIHVEDMAIDLLAFSGHKSLFGPQGTGGLYIREGMEKQLPPLMMGGTGSRSEFEAQPDFLPDKYESGTPNTIGIAGLGAGVSFVLATGIEAIRRKEERLTQKFLQGLASLKGITVYGPPDAANRTAVVAFNIAGVSPSEAALELDERFGILCRPGLQCAPAAHRTIGTFSQGTIRFGFGYFNEDEEIYLALEAIRSLAAGT; encoded by the coding sequence ATGCAACCCGCTTCGAGAGAAAACCGGCTTATCTATTTTGATAACGCCGCCACTACCTGGCCCAAACCACCAGAAATGATTGCGGCGATGGGCCATTGCAACGAAATGGCCGGCGGCAGTCCCGGTCGGTCCGGTCACCAGCGCTCGCTTGCTGCGGGGCGAATCATCCTGGAGGCCCGGGAGGCGCTGGCGGAGCTTTTCGGAATCGGGGATTCACTCCGAATCGTCCTCACCAAAAATGCCACGGAAGCGCTGAATATCGCCCTGCTGGGGCTCCTCCATCCGGGCGATCATGTCATAACCTCCAGCATGGAGCACAATTCCGTCATGCGGCCCCTGCGCTTTTTAGAGAAGCAGGGGGTGAGCCTGTCTGTCGTTGCCTGCTCAAGGGCAGGAAGGCTGAATCCCGAGGATGTCCGCGCCGCGATTCGGCCACAGACCCGCCTGCTGGTTGTCGCCCACGCCTCGAATGTCACGGGAACCGTCCAGCCCCTTGCCGAGCTGGGACAAATATCCCGGGAACAGGGACTGCTGTTTTGCGTGGATGCTGCCCAGACGGCAGGAGCATTGCCCATCCATGTTGAAGACATGGCGATCGACCTGCTGGCTTTTTCCGGCCACAAGTCCCTCTTCGGGCCTCAGGGAACGGGCGGGCTTTACATCCGGGAGGGAATGGAAAAGCAGCTCCCGCCTTTAATGATGGGCGGAACGGGAAGCCGCTCGGAGTTCGAAGCGCAGCCAGATTTCCTGCCCGACAAATACGAGTCGGGCACCCCGAACACCATCGGAATCGCAGGCCTGGGCGCCGGGGTTAGTTTTGTCCTCGCGACGGGGATAGAGGCAATCCGCCGCAAAGAAGAAAGACTGACGCAGAAATTTCTACAGGGACTTGCTTCTCTCAAAGGCATCACCGTTTACGGGCCGCCCGACGCCGCGAACCGCACAGCCGTCGTCGCTTTCAACATCGCCGGCGTTTCTCCCTCCGAGGCGGCGCTTGAACTCGATGAACGTTTCGGCATCCTCTGCCGGCCCGGGCTGCAATGCGCCCCTGCCGCGCACCGGACAATCGGCACCTTCTCCCAGGGAACAATCCGCTTCGGCTTCGGCTACTTCAACGAGGACGAGGAAATTTATCTCGCCCTGGAGGCGATTCGCTCTCTGGCGGCGGGAACTTGA
- a CDS encoding GGDEF domain-containing protein, with the protein MSGRICEELVDGRLPPGDPKRLDQPPLAVRPGDFVARYGGEEFAVILPGTKAAGAVHLAEKIRTSVEKYCLPHEDSPAASCVTLSLGIAQIEPPVKIELTAGALFSAADAALYEAKRQGRNRAVFKKIEAPNGDRIIPQ; encoded by the coding sequence ATGAGCGGCCGCATCTGTGAGGAGTTGGTGGATGGGCGCCTGCCGCCCGGCGATCCGAAACGCCTTGACCAGCCGCCGCTGGCCGTGCGGCCGGGCGATTTTGTGGCGCGTTACGGGGGAGAGGAATTTGCCGTCATTCTGCCGGGGACGAAGGCAGCGGGAGCTGTTCATCTCGCCGAAAAGATTCGCACTTCTGTCGAGAAATACTGCCTTCCTCATGAAGATTCGCCAGCCGCCTCCTGCGTTACTCTTAGTCTGGGGATAGCGCAAATTGAGCCGCCGGTAAAGATTGAACTTACTGCCGGGGCGCTGTTTAGCGCAGCCGACGCCGCTCTGTATGAGGCAAAACGGCAGGGACGAAACCGTGCGGTTTTTAAAAAAATTGAAGCGCCGAACGGGGATAGGATTATTCCGCAGTGA
- a CDS encoding peptidase C39 family protein has protein sequence MMFKIPYYAQSAEFTCGPACVLMILKHFDPHLKLNRSLEFEVWRQCNMIGIRGADPFGMSVPLLNAGYRVHLATQRRRMIDADLWRRRLQESEFTPEEEELAFFGIAENRKRALGRGLTVEQGRLTVERVVRGCREGLIPLALVHMGVVHQLDIPHWVVVTDIGDARVVLNDPYPPKGGKGIVVSREELQKMLDDVGTRIGLSPSVIFVGKGAPVSPAGRQQA, from the coding sequence ATGATGTTCAAAATACCTTACTACGCCCAAAGCGCCGAATTTACCTGCGGCCCCGCCTGTGTGTTGATGATTTTAAAGCATTTTGACCCCCATCTGAAGCTGAACCGCTCCCTGGAGTTTGAGGTGTGGCGGCAGTGCAACATGATAGGGATAAGAGGTGCCGACCCTTTCGGAATGAGCGTTCCGTTGCTGAATGCCGGTTACCGTGTGCACCTCGCGACGCAACGCAGGCGGATGATCGACGCTGATTTGTGGAGACGACGGCTGCAGGAAAGTGAATTTACCCCGGAAGAGGAGGAATTGGCTTTTTTCGGGATTGCCGAGAATAGAAAACGTGCCCTGGGCCGCGGTCTGACCGTGGAGCAGGGGCGATTGACGGTGGAGCGGGTAGTCCGGGGGTGCCGCGAAGGTCTAATCCCGCTAGCGCTGGTGCACATGGGGGTGGTGCATCAGTTGGATATCCCTCATTGGGTTGTGGTGACGGATATCGGAGATGCTCGGGTAGTCTTGAACGACCCGTATCCCCCGAAGGGGGGAAAGGGCATTGTCGTGAGCCGGGAGGAGTTGCAAAAGATGCTCGATGATGTCGGAACCAGGATCGGTCTGAGCCCCTCGGTCATCTTTGTCGGAAAAGGCGCCCCTGTGTCGCCGGCAGGCAGACAGCAGGCATGA
- a CDS encoding YitT family protein yields MKSLSWQASWSFLKTAGWNLLLMAAGGILCGIAINGILIPRGFVSGGVVGFSILSHYLWPVLSVAAIYFLLNIPLFIAGWFFVNRRFFLYSIIGMIIFTTAVSLVQISVPVYDKLLAALLAGLIQGLGSGIILKSQGSAGGTDILSVILHNRFSIRLGTTILSFNSLILGAAAFLFSLEDALYTMLYLYVVTKIVDLVVTGLSQRKAVFIVTPCWEKVEARILAEIGRGITILHGQGAYSEREKRILYTVVTFQELSVLKNIVRQEDAEAFVVISDTAEVMGNRIGNQAHW; encoded by the coding sequence ATGAAGAGTCTTTCCTGGCAGGCGAGCTGGTCATTTTTGAAGACCGCCGGTTGGAACCTTTTGCTGATGGCGGCAGGCGGCATCCTTTGCGGCATTGCGATCAACGGGATACTGATTCCCCGCGGTTTTGTCAGCGGCGGTGTGGTGGGTTTTTCGATCCTGAGCCACTACCTCTGGCCGGTTTTATCGGTAGCCGCCATCTATTTTCTGCTGAATATTCCCCTGTTCATAGCCGGCTGGTTCTTTGTCAACCGCCGGTTTTTTCTCTACAGCATAATCGGGATGATTATCTTCACGACGGCCGTTTCTCTCGTCCAAATCTCGGTTCCGGTCTATGACAAACTGCTTGCCGCGTTGCTGGCCGGGCTGATTCAGGGCCTTGGTTCCGGGATTATCCTGAAATCACAGGGATCAGCCGGAGGCACGGACATCCTGTCGGTCATCCTTCACAACCGCTTTTCCATCCGCCTGGGAACGACCATTCTGAGCTTCAACTCTCTCATTCTGGGCGCTGCCGCATTTTTATTTTCTCTGGAAGATGCGCTTTACACGATGCTTTATCTCTATGTCGTGACGAAGATTGTCGATCTCGTTGTTACCGGTTTGAGCCAGAGAAAGGCGGTTTTTATCGTTACGCCGTGCTGGGAGAAGGTAGAAGCCCGAATCCTGGCGGAAATCGGGCGGGGAATTACCATTCTGCACGGTCAGGGGGCGTATTCGGAAAGGGAAAAGAGGATCCTCTACACGGTTGTTACCTTTCAGGAGCTATCCGTTCTGAAGAACATAGTCCGGCAGGAGGATGCTGAAGCCTTTGTCGTTATTTCCGATACCGCGGAGGTCATGGGAAACCGCATCGGCAATCAGGCGCACTGGTGA
- the xth gene encoding exodeoxyribonuclease III: protein MGSFKVATYNVNSIRSRLHIVIPWLRENSPDVLCMQETKVADSQFPVSAFEEAGYQVVFRGAKRYNGVAIASRIPPDEVIHGLGDDGPPDDDRLVAARFSGIVVVNSYVPQGREKESVHFRYKLEWFKRLGIFFNRRWSPDTPLLWCGDLNVAPEDIDVHDPKRLLGHVCFTPEVWEAYGAVRSWGLEDIYRRHHPGEAGRYTFFDYRVPNAVQRGLGWRIDQILATSQLAARSLSCEIDLSPRTAEKPSDHTILVAEFAKT from the coding sequence ATGGGATCCTTTAAGGTCGCCACCTACAACGTTAACTCCATCAGGAGCCGTCTGCACATTGTCATTCCGTGGCTCCGGGAAAATTCTCCCGACGTCTTGTGCATGCAGGAAACGAAGGTGGCAGACAGCCAGTTTCCCGTTTCCGCCTTTGAGGAGGCTGGCTACCAGGTGGTCTTCCGGGGCGCCAAAAGGTACAACGGCGTTGCTATCGCCTCCCGAATCCCTCCCGACGAGGTCATTCATGGCCTTGGCGATGACGGCCCCCCGGACGACGACCGGCTGGTCGCCGCCCGCTTTTCCGGGATTGTCGTCGTAAATTCCTACGTCCCGCAGGGCCGGGAAAAGGAATCCGTCCATTTCCGCTACAAGCTGGAATGGTTCAAACGGCTGGGAATTTTTTTTAACCGCCGCTGGTCGCCGGATACTCCGCTTCTCTGGTGCGGCGATTTGAACGTTGCCCCTGAGGATATCGACGTTCACGATCCCAAGCGGCTTCTCGGCCATGTCTGCTTCACCCCCGAGGTATGGGAGGCGTACGGCGCCGTCCGGTCGTGGGGGCTGGAAGACATTTACAGACGACATCATCCCGGCGAGGCGGGCCGCTACACCTTCTTCGATTATCGGGTACCGAACGCAGTGCAACGCGGTCTGGGCTGGCGGATAGACCAAATTCTCGCTACCTCGCAGCTTGCCGCCCGTTCACTTTCCTGTGAGATAGACCTGAGTCCCCGCACCGCCGAAAAACCCTCCGACCACACGATCCTGGTGGCGGAATTTGCAAAAACATAG